The proteins below come from a single Roseiflexus sp. RS-1 genomic window:
- a CDS encoding bifunctional rhamnulose-1-phosphate aldolase/short-chain dehydrogenase has protein sequence MSNSTRFRHVHYGWDAAYAATLDLVGRLVYRSNLLGSDQRITNTGGGNTSAKITGRDPLTGEPVDVLWVKGSGGDLRTSTRANFASLDLGKLHTLRSIYLRDPARGPKSAIEDAMVDLYPHCTFNLNPRASSIDTPLHAFIPYRHVDHMHPNAVIAIAAARHGERLTREIYGDEVIWTPWQRPGFDLGLTLERICREHPQAKGVLLGGHGLINWADDDQECYERTLDLIERAARYIEAHDRGEATFGGPKYAALPFDQRRAIFARILPWLRGQISQQRRFIATIQDDDATLRFVNSVDAPRLAELGTSCPDHFLRTKIKPLYVDWNPHSETIDDLKRKLSSGLERYRADYARYYETFRRPDSPPMRDPNPTVILIPGLGMIAWGKDKSESRVTAEFYTAAIEVMRGAEAIDEYTALPLQEAFDIEYWRLEEAKLRRMPPEKELARQVIAVVGSGSGIGREVALRLANEGAHIVCVDKDGAAAQATAQMIIERHGMGIGVAGSDISACGPAIGLTADITDRASVQAMIQQLLLAYGGLDAVAVTAGIFVAPDASGRIHDEHWGLTFAINVTGHYIVADEAAAIWRAQGLPASLVLTTSVNAVVAKKGSLAYDASKAAANHLIRELAIELAPLVRVNGVAPATVVQGSGMFPRERVIASLTKYGIPFAPDEPTESLTAKLAQFYADRSLLKRPVTPADQAEAFFLLLTRRLGQTTGQIITVDGGLHEAFLR, from the coding sequence ATGAGCAACTCAACGCGCTTCCGCCATGTCCATTATGGTTGGGACGCCGCCTATGCCGCCACACTCGATCTGGTCGGTCGTCTGGTGTATCGTTCTAACCTGTTGGGAAGCGATCAGCGCATCACAAACACCGGCGGCGGGAACACGTCCGCCAAGATAACCGGGCGCGATCCATTGACCGGCGAGCCGGTCGATGTGTTGTGGGTGAAGGGTTCGGGCGGCGATCTCCGCACCAGCACGCGCGCCAATTTTGCATCGCTGGACCTGGGAAAACTGCACACCCTGCGCTCTATCTATCTGCGCGACCCGGCACGCGGACCGAAGTCTGCAATCGAAGATGCGATGGTCGATCTCTACCCACACTGCACCTTCAACCTCAATCCACGCGCTTCTTCGATTGATACGCCGCTCCATGCGTTCATTCCCTACCGCCATGTCGATCACATGCACCCGAATGCGGTCATCGCAATTGCCGCTGCACGCCACGGTGAGCGTCTGACGCGCGAGATTTATGGCGATGAGGTCATCTGGACGCCGTGGCAGCGCCCCGGTTTCGATCTTGGATTGACACTCGAACGCATCTGCCGCGAGCATCCGCAGGCGAAAGGCGTTCTTCTCGGCGGTCACGGGCTGATCAACTGGGCGGATGACGATCAGGAGTGCTACGAGCGCACGCTCGACCTGATCGAGCGTGCGGCGCGCTATATCGAAGCGCACGACCGGGGTGAAGCAACATTTGGCGGACCGAAGTATGCCGCCCTGCCGTTCGACCAGCGGCGCGCGATCTTCGCACGCATTCTGCCCTGGTTGCGGGGACAGATCAGCCAGCAGCGTCGGTTCATTGCGACCATTCAGGATGATGACGCCACTCTGCGCTTTGTCAACAGCGTCGATGCCCCGCGCCTGGCTGAACTGGGCACAAGTTGCCCCGACCACTTCCTGCGCACCAAGATCAAGCCACTCTATGTCGACTGGAACCCGCACAGCGAGACCATTGATGATCTGAAACGCAAGCTGTCCTCCGGGCTTGAGCGGTATCGCGCCGATTACGCCCGCTACTACGAAACCTTCCGCCGACCCGACTCGCCGCCGATGCGCGATCCCAATCCGACGGTCATCCTCATCCCTGGCTTGGGGATGATCGCCTGGGGCAAGGACAAGAGCGAGTCGCGGGTGACGGCGGAGTTTTACACGGCTGCCATCGAAGTGATGCGCGGCGCGGAGGCGATTGACGAGTATACCGCATTGCCGCTGCAAGAAGCGTTCGACATCGAATACTGGCGCCTGGAAGAGGCAAAACTGCGCCGGATGCCGCCGGAGAAGGAACTGGCGCGCCAGGTGATCGCCGTTGTCGGGAGCGGCAGCGGTATTGGACGCGAAGTGGCGCTGCGTCTGGCAAACGAAGGTGCGCACATCGTCTGTGTCGATAAAGATGGCGCGGCAGCGCAGGCGACCGCGCAGATGATAATCGAACGGCATGGCATGGGGATCGGGGTTGCTGGCAGTGACATTTCCGCCTGCGGACCGGCGATTGGGCTGACTGCCGACATTACTGATCGCGCCAGTGTGCAGGCGATGATCCAGCAACTGCTGCTTGCCTATGGCGGGCTTGACGCTGTTGCCGTCACTGCTGGCATTTTCGTCGCACCCGATGCCAGCGGGCGCATCCACGATGAGCACTGGGGGTTGACCTTTGCCATCAACGTTACCGGGCACTACATCGTTGCCGACGAAGCAGCGGCGATCTGGCGCGCACAGGGCTTGCCCGCCAGTCTGGTGCTGACCACCTCGGTCAATGCGGTGGTGGCAAAGAAGGGATCACTGGCTTACGACGCCAGCAAAGCGGCAGCCAACCATCTCATCCGCGAACTGGCTATCGAACTGGCGCCGCTGGTACGGGTCAACGGTGTCGCTCCGGCAACCGTCGTGCAGGGGAGCGGTATGTTCCCCCGCGAACGGGTGATCGCCTCACTCACAAAGTATGGCATCCCCTTCGCACCAGATGAACCAACCGAGTCGCTGACGGCAAAACTGGCTCAGTTCTACGCCGATCGTTCGCTCCTTAAGCGACCAGTGACGCCAGCCGATCAGGCGGAAGCGTTCTTCCTCCTGCTCACCCGGCGTCTGGGGCAAACGACTGGACAGATCATCACGGTTGATGGCGGATTGCATGAGGCATTCCTGCGCTGA
- a CDS encoding rhamnulokinase — translation MSEEAHFLAIDIGASGGRVILGRWDGSRFALEDIHRFANGMEERDGHLFWNVDRLWREIQAGMRRYAACEDDARLKGIGIDTWAVDYVLLDAHGAPLGDPYAYRDPRNEGMAELVDQIIPPQELYERTGLQRLPFNTLYQLYAERNDPRLAAAAMLLLIPDFFHYRLTGKQVAEYTNATTTMFLDARRRTWATDLLERLGLPAHILPPLVMPGTRLGPLSPDVQQAVGFRSPAEVIAVGSHDTASAVAAIPGLDEHSAYISSGTWSLVGVERTEPLINEEARQFNVTNEGGVYGTIRLLKNVSGLWLLQECQRRWNEEGLHLTWDAIVAQAAAAPPLRCLIDPDAPEFLPVGDMPARIRDYCQRSGQPVPETVGEIARCCLESLALRYRQVIDALEHLTGQSISTVRIVGGGSQNALLCQLTADACRRTVVAGPAEGTALGNILVQAIATGHLPDLATARQAAAASVPQQVYTPQTTVHREADSR, via the coding sequence ATGAGCGAAGAGGCGCATTTTCTGGCGATTGACATCGGCGCTTCCGGCGGTCGGGTGATCCTGGGTCGCTGGGATGGAAGTCGCTTTGCCCTTGAGGACATCCATCGCTTTGCCAACGGTATGGAGGAGCGGGATGGTCACCTGTTCTGGAATGTTGACCGGCTCTGGCGCGAAATTCAGGCAGGGATGCGGCGCTATGCCGCCTGTGAGGACGATGCGCGGTTGAAAGGCATCGGCATTGACACATGGGCGGTCGATTATGTCTTGCTCGATGCCCACGGTGCGCCGCTCGGCGATCCCTACGCCTATCGCGATCCGCGCAACGAAGGGATGGCGGAACTGGTTGACCAGATTATCCCGCCCCAAGAACTGTACGAACGCACCGGTTTGCAGCGTCTGCCCTTCAATACGCTCTATCAGTTGTACGCCGAACGGAACGATCCACGCCTGGCGGCGGCAGCAATGCTGCTCCTCATCCCCGACTTCTTCCACTACCGCCTGACCGGCAAACAGGTGGCAGAGTACACCAACGCCACGACAACTATGTTCCTCGACGCCAGAAGGCGGACATGGGCAACCGACCTGCTTGAGCGGTTGGGGTTGCCAGCCCATATTCTGCCGCCATTGGTGATGCCGGGTACACGCCTTGGTCCGCTGTCGCCAGACGTTCAGCAGGCGGTTGGGTTCCGTTCCCCGGCAGAAGTGATTGCCGTCGGCAGCCACGACACTGCCAGCGCTGTGGCGGCTATTCCGGGTCTTGACGAGCACAGCGCCTACATCAGCAGCGGCACCTGGAGTCTGGTCGGTGTTGAACGAACCGAACCGCTTATCAACGAGGAGGCGCGCCAGTTCAATGTCACAAACGAGGGTGGCGTGTATGGCACGATTCGTCTGCTGAAAAACGTAAGCGGACTATGGCTCTTGCAGGAATGCCAGCGGCGTTGGAATGAAGAGGGACTGCATCTCACCTGGGATGCGATTGTCGCTCAGGCGGCAGCAGCGCCGCCGTTGCGTTGCCTGATCGACCCCGACGCACCAGAGTTTTTGCCCGTCGGCGACATGCCCGCGCGCATCCGTGACTATTGCCAGCGCAGCGGTCAACCAGTTCCCGAGACAGTGGGCGAAATCGCGCGGTGCTGCCTGGAGAGCCTGGCATTACGCTACCGCCAGGTGATCGATGCCCTGGAACATCTCACCGGTCAATCGATCTCGACCGTACGGATTGTGGGGGGTGGGAGCCAGAATGCGCTGCTCTGCCAGTTGACCGCCGACGCATGTCGGCGCACGGTAGTCGCCGGTCCTGCCGAGGGCACGGCTTTGGGAAATATCCTGGTTCAGGCGATTGCGACAGGTCATCTCCCTGATCTCGCAACGGCGCGTCAGGCAGCGGCGGCGTCGGTTCCGCAGCAGGTGTACACTCCCCAGACAACGGTTCACCGGGAAGCCGATAGCCGATAG
- a CDS encoding HyaD/HybD family hydrogenase maturation endopeptidase: protein MAPILVMGLGNVLLQDEGLGVRALRRLTERYILPDDVEAIDAGALGLSLLSFLEGVEDVLIIDAIHRGQRPGSLIRLEGEEVAWAETMHLLPQDVRLHELIALRGAAGSSPQRVVLWGMEPGTSEPGLELTPECEAHLDDLVDAVVRELRAWGADVRPIPERSVK, encoded by the coding sequence ATGGCGCCGATACTTGTGATGGGATTGGGGAACGTACTCCTGCAGGATGAGGGGTTAGGAGTGCGTGCATTGCGTCGTCTGACGGAACGCTACATCCTGCCCGACGACGTCGAGGCTATCGATGCAGGTGCGCTTGGATTATCACTCCTCTCGTTCCTCGAAGGCGTCGAGGATGTGCTGATCATCGACGCCATTCATCGTGGTCAACGTCCTGGATCGCTCATACGCCTCGAAGGGGAGGAGGTTGCCTGGGCAGAAACCATGCACCTGTTGCCGCAGGATGTCCGTCTGCACGAACTGATCGCCCTTCGTGGCGCAGCAGGTTCATCACCGCAGCGGGTCGTGCTGTGGGGAATGGAACCGGGAACCTCTGAACCAGGGCTGGAACTGACCCCTGAGTGTGAAGCCCATCTTGATGATCTCGTGGATGCCGTCGTGCGCGAACTGCGCGCCTGGGGCGCCGATGTGCGACCGATCCCGGAGCGCTCCGTGAAGTAG
- a CDS encoding 6-phosphofructokinase: MVRSTGIGVLTSGGDAPGMNAALRAVVRTALSRSVPVYAIYEGYRGMVEGGDRIRPLGWDDVGGIMHRGGTIIGTARCREFRTREGRLQAAANLIAHGINRLVVIGGDGSLTGADTFRREWSSLLAELVETGKLSRDTAAQYPFLALVGLVGSIDNDFYGTDMTIGADSALHRITAAIDALVSTAASHQRTFVVEVMGRHCGYLALMGAIAGGADYVLIPENPPEPGWEDRMCTLLRAGRASGRRESIVVIAEGARDRDGNPISADYVRRVLEERMGEDARVTILGHVQRGGTPSAFDRWMSTLVGYAAVEELLSATPEREPQLIGMRYHRITRQPLMHCVEQTRQVATAINAGDYQRAMELRSGSFKEMFQTFQALSSALPSVTRARKSRIALLHAGGPAPGMNTAIRAAVRLGLDQGHTMLVVRNGFDGLIAGEISECEWQTVDGWGAMGGAELGTSRRVPAGEDLAAVAQALTRHRIDGLLVIGGWNGYQAAHRLYQERAAYESFNIPIICLPASINNDLPGSELSIGADTALNAIVESLDRIKQSAVAVRRTFVVEVMGRYCGYLALMSGLASGAERVYLHEEGITLDDLRTDIQMMIEGFRHGKRLSLIIRNEYANRLYTTDVICALFEEEGKDLFDVRRAVLGHLQQGGSPSPYDRIQATRLAARCIRFLSEELDRGTAAAAFIGFVNGKVRVFDLGELPHMVDAAFRRPKDQWWLELAPIARALAQQKYDTREA; this comes from the coding sequence ATGGTGCGGTCAACAGGCATCGGTGTGCTGACCAGCGGTGGCGATGCGCCGGGCATGAATGCCGCTTTACGTGCGGTTGTGCGTACCGCGCTGAGCCGCAGCGTGCCGGTGTACGCCATTTATGAAGGATACCGCGGTATGGTGGAAGGCGGCGACCGTATTCGCCCGCTTGGTTGGGATGATGTCGGCGGCATTATGCATCGTGGCGGAACGATCATTGGCACGGCGCGCTGCCGCGAGTTCCGTACCCGCGAGGGACGGTTGCAGGCTGCTGCGAACCTGATCGCACACGGGATCAATCGCCTGGTGGTCATCGGCGGCGATGGCAGCCTGACCGGCGCCGATACGTTTCGTCGCGAATGGTCCAGTCTGCTGGCGGAACTGGTGGAAACCGGCAAACTATCACGCGACACCGCCGCGCAGTACCCCTTCCTGGCGCTGGTTGGACTGGTCGGATCGATCGACAACGATTTTTACGGCACCGACATGACGATCGGCGCCGATTCGGCGCTGCACCGCATTACTGCTGCCATCGATGCGCTCGTCAGCACGGCTGCCAGCCATCAGCGCACCTTTGTCGTCGAGGTTATGGGACGGCACTGCGGGTATCTGGCACTGATGGGGGCAATTGCCGGTGGCGCCGATTATGTGCTCATCCCCGAAAATCCACCTGAACCGGGCTGGGAAGATCGCATGTGCACGCTGCTGCGCGCCGGGCGCGCGTCCGGTCGACGCGAAAGTATCGTTGTCATCGCTGAGGGCGCGCGTGATCGTGATGGCAATCCGATCTCAGCCGACTATGTCCGGCGGGTGCTGGAGGAGCGCATGGGTGAAGATGCGCGCGTCACAATCCTGGGACACGTGCAGCGCGGCGGAACACCGAGCGCCTTCGACCGCTGGATGAGCACGCTGGTCGGGTATGCGGCTGTCGAAGAATTGTTGAGCGCCACACCCGAACGTGAGCCGCAGTTGATCGGTATGCGCTACCATCGTATCACCCGTCAACCGCTGATGCACTGCGTGGAGCAGACGCGACAGGTGGCGACGGCGATCAATGCTGGCGACTATCAGCGTGCGATGGAACTGCGCAGCGGCAGTTTCAAAGAGATGTTCCAGACTTTCCAGGCGCTCAGCAGCGCCCTGCCAAGCGTCACCCGTGCGCGCAAAAGCCGGATAGCGCTGCTGCATGCCGGCGGACCCGCCCCCGGTATGAACACCGCCATCCGCGCGGCAGTGCGCCTTGGTCTCGATCAGGGGCATACCATGCTGGTGGTGCGCAACGGCTTCGACGGTCTTATCGCCGGAGAGATCAGTGAGTGCGAGTGGCAGACGGTTGATGGTTGGGGGGCGATGGGCGGCGCCGAGCTGGGAACCAGCCGACGGGTGCCTGCCGGTGAGGACCTGGCGGCAGTTGCGCAGGCGCTAACCAGGCATCGCATCGACGGCTTGCTCGTCATTGGCGGGTGGAACGGTTACCAGGCGGCGCATCGTCTCTATCAGGAACGCGCCGCGTATGAATCGTTCAACATCCCGATTATATGTCTGCCTGCCTCGATCAATAATGACCTGCCAGGATCGGAGTTGAGCATTGGCGCCGATACGGCATTGAATGCAATCGTCGAATCGCTCGACCGCATTAAGCAATCGGCGGTGGCAGTGCGACGCACCTTTGTGGTTGAGGTGATGGGACGCTACTGCGGCTATCTGGCGTTGATGAGCGGGCTGGCATCGGGTGCGGAACGGGTCTATCTGCACGAAGAGGGTATAACGCTCGACGATCTGCGCACCGACATTCAGATGATGATCGAGGGATTTCGCCACGGGAAACGTCTCAGCCTGATCATTCGCAACGAGTATGCGAACCGTCTCTATACGACCGACGTCATCTGTGCTCTGTTCGAGGAAGAAGGAAAGGACCTGTTCGATGTGCGCCGCGCCGTGCTGGGTCATTTGCAGCAGGGAGGCAGTCCGTCACCCTACGACCGCATCCAGGCGACACGCCTGGCGGCACGCTGCATTCGCTTCCTGAGCGAGGAACTCGACCGCGGCACGGCGGCTGCGGCGTTTATCGGCTTTGTCAACGGCAAGGTGCGCGTGTTCGACCTGGGCGAATTGCCGCATATGGTCGATGCCGCCTTCCGTCGTCCAAAAGATCAATGGTGGCTGGAACTGGCGCCGATTGCACGGGCGCTCGCACAACAAAAGTACGATACGAGGGAAGCATGA
- a CDS encoding glycoside hydrolase family 78 protein, with amino-acid sequence MTHLNAGHLRCEYQENPLGIDVLNPRLSWRLFSDRRGARQTAYRIIAAPSADDVTAERNLIWDSGRVESDQSIHVVYAGERLRSRQRVFWRVQVWDETGSLAVGPIAWWEMGLLRRTDWSASWIGATLVGGRWTTIPAPLLRRSFTLDAPIVQARLYITASGLYECTINGQRVGEDVFTPGWTDYRQRVQYQVYDVTGLVRTGENAIGVILGDGWYCGHVAWSGRQQYGDRPKLLAQLVVTLANGKTQTIVSNRSWRYAFGPILESDILHGESYDARLEIPGWDTPDFDDSSWQPVELFTAPDIALVAMRGPTVRRHEELRPITPPTAFHSHQTTRWVFDLGQNMVGRVRLRVRGPAGVTVTIRHAEMLNPDGTIYTANLRSARATDHYTLRGDSDGEVWEPRFTFHGFRYVELSGYPGVPDMEAVTGIVIHSATPPTGEFSCSDPLINQLQHNIVWGQKGNFLEVPTDCPQRDERLGWTGDAQVFIRTAAFNMHVAPFFTKWIRDLEDAQSPEGAYPPVAPLAGIGGLTDGGPAWADAGIICPWTIYLCYGDTRLLEEHYPSMQRFVEYLERSSRDFIRCYEEYPGFRGFGDWLALDGSGRTDGGTAKDLIGTAFFAHSARLLSRIAAIIGRSRDATRYRRLFERVRQAFITRFVTGAGRVTGETQTGYVLALHFDLLPPELRPAAADALARDILARGVHLSTGFVGTPYLPHVLTSVGRLDLAYALLLQQTWPSWLYPVTQGATTIWERWDGWTHDRGFQDPGMNSFNHYAYGAIGEWLYATVAGIDVDPECPGYRHLVLRPRPGGGLTSARAALDTMYGRAVSDWHIDGDRFVWTIVVPPNTTATAYVPAVEGTIVQESGRPAEESEGVTLVQRDEETAVYRVASGNYTFVAERVG; translated from the coding sequence ATGACACATCTCAACGCCGGACATCTCCGCTGTGAGTACCAGGAAAACCCGCTTGGCATCGATGTGCTCAACCCGCGCCTGAGCTGGCGACTGTTCAGTGATCGGCGCGGCGCGCGGCAAACGGCGTATCGTATCATTGCCGCACCTTCCGCCGACGATGTGACGGCGGAGCGGAACCTGATCTGGGATAGTGGTCGCGTTGAGTCGGATCAATCGATCCACGTGGTCTATGCTGGCGAACGTCTCCGCTCGCGTCAGCGCGTCTTCTGGCGCGTCCAGGTGTGGGACGAAACCGGCAGCCTTGCCGTGGGTCCGATTGCCTGGTGGGAGATGGGATTGCTGCGCCGCACCGACTGGTCGGCGTCCTGGATCGGCGCAACACTTGTCGGCGGACGCTGGACGACCATTCCGGCGCCGTTGCTGCGGCGCTCATTCACGCTCGATGCGCCGATTGTTCAGGCTCGCCTGTACATCACGGCATCAGGGTTGTACGAGTGTACGATCAACGGGCAGCGCGTCGGCGAGGACGTATTCACGCCGGGTTGGACCGACTATCGCCAGCGAGTGCAGTACCAGGTCTACGATGTGACGGGTCTGGTGCGCACCGGTGAGAATGCCATCGGAGTCATCCTCGGCGATGGATGGTACTGCGGGCATGTGGCATGGTCTGGTCGGCAGCAGTACGGCGATCGCCCCAAACTGCTGGCACAACTGGTTGTAACGCTCGCCAACGGCAAAACGCAGACGATTGTGAGCAACCGTTCCTGGCGGTATGCCTTCGGTCCGATCCTGGAAAGCGATATCCTGCACGGCGAGAGTTACGATGCCAGACTGGAGATCCCCGGATGGGACACACCCGACTTCGATGATTCTTCCTGGCAGCCTGTGGAACTCTTCACCGCGCCCGACATCGCCCTGGTCGCAATGCGCGGTCCGACCGTCCGGCGCCACGAAGAACTGCGTCCGATCACACCGCCGACCGCCTTCCATTCTCATCAAACGACCCGCTGGGTCTTCGATCTGGGACAGAACATGGTTGGCCGGGTCCGCCTGCGTGTCCGGGGTCCGGCAGGCGTGACGGTAACGATCCGGCATGCTGAGATGCTCAACCCGGATGGCACGATCTACACTGCCAACCTGCGCAGCGCCCGCGCGACGGATCACTATACGCTGCGCGGCGACAGTGATGGGGAAGTGTGGGAACCGCGCTTCACCTTCCATGGTTTCCGGTATGTCGAACTCTCCGGGTACCCCGGCGTCCCCGACATGGAGGCTGTCACCGGTATTGTCATCCACTCCGCCACCCCGCCGACCGGCGAGTTCAGTTGTTCCGACCCGCTGATCAACCAGTTGCAACACAATATCGTCTGGGGGCAGAAGGGCAATTTTCTCGAAGTTCCAACCGATTGCCCGCAACGCGACGAGCGCCTGGGATGGACGGGTGACGCGCAGGTGTTCATCCGCACGGCTGCCTTCAACATGCACGTTGCGCCGTTCTTCACCAAATGGATCCGCGACCTGGAGGATGCACAAAGCCCTGAAGGCGCATACCCGCCGGTTGCGCCACTGGCGGGCATCGGCGGGTTGACCGATGGCGGACCGGCCTGGGCGGACGCGGGCATTATCTGTCCATGGACAATCTATCTGTGCTATGGTGACACGCGCTTGCTGGAAGAGCACTATCCTTCAATGCAGCGTTTTGTCGAGTATCTGGAACGGAGCAGTCGTGACTTCATCCGCTGCTACGAGGAGTATCCCGGTTTTCGCGGATTCGGCGACTGGCTGGCGCTCGATGGGAGTGGCAGAACCGATGGCGGTACCGCGAAAGACCTGATCGGCACGGCCTTCTTTGCCCACAGCGCCCGGCTGCTCAGTCGTATCGCAGCGATCATCGGGCGCTCACGCGACGCAACCCGCTATCGTCGCCTGTTCGAGCGGGTGCGCCAGGCATTCATCACGCGCTTTGTGACAGGAGCAGGTCGGGTGACAGGCGAAACACAGACCGGTTATGTCCTGGCGCTGCACTTCGACCTGCTGCCGCCGGAGTTGCGCCCGGCCGCCGCAGATGCGCTGGCGCGCGACATCCTGGCGCGCGGTGTTCACCTCTCAACCGGATTTGTCGGCACTCCGTATCTGCCACATGTCCTGACCTCTGTCGGACGCCTTGATCTCGCCTATGCGCTTCTGCTGCAACAAACCTGGCCCTCGTGGCTGTACCCGGTGACCCAGGGCGCAACCACGATCTGGGAACGGTGGGATGGCTGGACGCACGACCGAGGGTTCCAGGATCCGGGCATGAATTCGTTCAACCATTATGCGTATGGCGCAATCGGAGAATGGCTGTACGCCACCGTCGCCGGTATCGACGTCGACCCCGAATGTCCTGGCTACCGTCATCTGGTGCTGCGCCCGCGTCCTGGCGGCGGGCTGACCTCGGCGCGCGCGGCGCTTGATACGATGTATGGGCGCGCAGTGAGTGACTGGCACATTGACGGAGATCGTTTCGTCTGGACGATTGTCGTGCCGCCCAACACAACAGCCACCGCATATGTTCCTGCTGTTGAAGGAACCATCGTACAGGAAAGCGGTCGCCCGGCAGAGGAATCAGAAGGTGTCACCCTTGTCCAGCGCGACGAGGAGACGGCTGTGTACCGGGTGGCGTCGGGCAATTATACATTCGTAGCGGAAAGGGTCGGTTGA